TTCACATATATGAACATGCATGTATTTTGATTGACAGCAGTGAGCACAGTTAACTAAAATTGTACCAAAACCAAAATAGGTAACGCCCCAGAAAATCCAAAAGATAAAAACAAATAAATCTATCATTTTTTCATAACAGATAAACAGTACGGATAATGTGTTCATACAAAATAAATAGGTACACCATATGTGCAAAGAGAACAGAAAGCAAATAAATTAAAAAAAGGGGAAACCTATAAGGAAACCATAAATAAATACTCCTAGGTAGCCTGAATTATGAACAGTTTTGGTAAGATTTGCATGAATGTGCTCAAACTACCCAATGGCGCATAATTTGGACAGATTACTTCTCTTTTGATCACTTGAAATGAAGAGAAGAAGCCAGTATTAAGCCTTTCAGATTCTTACCTCAAAAAGAAAGCAACAAACGCATGTGTCAAAGACAACAACCAAGAATAACACACGAGAAAAAAACCAAAGAGAAAAACTTGATAGCATCGAGTACACAGAATATAGTACTCTTTAGAGCCGGTGGCACCTAAAAAGGAACGGGGGATAATTAGTTGGCGTAGTTGATGGAAGGTGAGGAGGAAAAAAAATATGTATTTCCCAAGGAAAAAACAAAAGGGCGCTAGGCCCTTTAATCGAAAGATGCTAACTGCCTGTAGAGAGAATGTCTTTTGGTTCCTTTGGCTACAAGTCATATGTCTTCTCAAGCTCAAAGTTCAGCAGCCCTATCCCTCATAGACTCTGTGGATCCCACTTTCCCAAATTTGAGAGGAGAAAGGGAACACTCCACCAAACCAATTGAACATAAGCACCATCCTAGCACTCCAATTACACAAGGCAACAACTAGCTAGAGCATCATCTAGCTAGCTAGTTGTCTCTTCCAGACCCAGTaatgggagggagagagagagaaggaggggGCCCGGGGGGGGAgtcagggagagagagagagagagaaatacATACACATGTGCAGCAGCTATACACTACCGAGAAAACAAGAGCTAATATAGCCAACTCAATCAGCCATCTAGCtctagaaaaaaaaagagtcgGTAATAATATGCATGCTTCATGCATTCATGCAACCACGCACCCATGGTAAAGCTAGGTTCATGCATGCCATACATGCTACGAGCAAATTACCTTCCTCCTCATTCAGATAGACCTACATAAAAGTGAAAATTGACAGGCAGAAAAGTGCGTGTGTATGAAACAGCTACCTACATGTGTAGCTAGCTACAAAAAATAGATGACATGGTTCCACAACTCACAAACATATACGCATATCAATCATCTGACCCCCAACAACAAGTATATTTTGCACTAGCTTATATGTATGTGACTCCATGCTTCATCAgtttctctctctctatatatatgtTACAATTAATTACCTCAATCTCCCTCCAATCCTCCATGCGTTCCCAATCTATACACCTACTAATAACCTTACCAACTAAAAGTATGTACCAACAATAATAATCCCTCTCCTCTGAACAATCTCCTATCTTAATCATGCATATCGATCTCATGTGACATGAACAAGAGATATGCGATGATCTAGATACAAacagcggcggcagcagcataTGATCGGCGGTGCAAGAACAAGAATTAATTAACCATGCGGTATTAATTAATTACTGGTTCGATCATTGGCCGGAGAAGAGGTCGACGAGGTTCTGCATGAGCTGCACCTGCGCGCGGAGGCACCGCAGGTAGTCGGCGGTCTCGTCGAGGAGGCTGCAGTACTCCATCTCGCTGCCGCCGGGGACCAGCCGCCGGAGCGCGTCGGCCCTCGCCGGCTCCCCCGCCTGCCGCGGAGGCGGCCCGCCCCTGGCTAGAGTCATCGCCTCCGTTGCCGTCTCTCCGGCGGCAGAGACGATGCTCCTGGCGGCGCCGAGAGGAGGCGCAGGTGGCGCGGCGGAGACGCGCCTCCGCAGCAGGACCGCGCGCCTCGACCTCATGGCCCTGCGCACGCGCACCTGGCGGAGCAGCGCCTGTGTCCACGCGCGGCGCGGGTTGGCGGCGCGCGCCATGGACGAGTAGGCCGCGCGGCGGAtggtgcgcgtgcggcgcggcacGGGTGTGGCGCTGTGGATCCGGGCCAGCGCGCGCAGGAAGTGGAACGCCAGCATGCGCTTGGACGGTGACGCCGTGCCCGAggccggggccggggcggcggcggtgctggccACGGCGCggcggttagggttagggtttggcggcggtggcggtggcgggcgCGCCGTTCTCTTCCGTGCCATGAAACGGCGCGGAGCAGCAGGAGAGGGAGCGGAGAAGGCTGGAGGatcaagagagagagagagagaactcCGGTGGAAGCTGGCGCGTCGCTTAAAAGGCTGGAGAGGGAATCGTGGGAGGCAGGAGAGAGGAAGGTGAGAGCGAGAGCAGcagcgggagagagagaggggggagggGAGTTAAGGTCGGGGAAGATAGGGTGGGGAGGACAGAGAAAGGGAGATTTGGGCTCTGACACAGAGGATCAGGAGAGGGGCCTGCCTGCCTTTTGTGCTGTGCATGATCTTCATTACTAGTCGTCtttagagagagaaaggaaggaaggcagcagagagagagagagagggaggaaggaaggaacACGGCTCTGACACAAATGTCCTCGGAAAGATCCTGTGTCCTATAATACCTAGTTGACAACGAGAGACAAAACAAGGCCGCGGCATGGAAGCGGAGGAGAGAGAAAGGGGTTATTTTTTCCCTTCCGGTGCAAGATATGATGAAACAGgtagagggagggagagggtgAGGAAAGAGAGAGAATAAGAACACGCGAACAACAACTCCCCGCTCCACTCCTGCACGTAGGGTAATGGAATCGCCTTTGGAGAAGATGGGCAAGGACATAAAAGTACTCTGGTCCGACGATCATTTCTACAGTAATCTAGTTTTATTGGCGTCTCGATATATACCCAGAACTGCATTTTTTGTTGGAACAGAGCAGTAGTTTTCTACTACTATTCTCCTCCCTCCCCGATTTCTATCTACGCGGATTATTCAGCTACAACCCGCCCCCATTGCTATTGCTTGCAGCCACGATCATCGTATCACCTGATCTAGCTCGTAGTAATCGTCCACGCATGTGCCGCGCATCAATGGCGTGATTAGGAGACGCTCGAGCCTTTTTTGCCCAATAATGATGGCCGCGCAAATTGAATCCCCCGGCTCTCCGATGACGATCACGTTGCTGTTGCTGTCGCGCGATCGCACGGCCAACGGAAAACGGAAAAACGGAGAGCTAGCAATTCGCGTGCGAGCAAAGTAGTCCGTGGATGGATTAGGTATCTAGGTATGGTTCTCTTGATGGTCGGTAACGCCATGGGCGATGGATGGGTGGCACGCGCTTTGCTGCTCGATCGGACGGGACGGGAGGGAGATGATGAGCGAGCGGGCGGCTTGCGGAACACATGGCGTCGCGTGCACTTTTGCCAGCGGATACGGGGCGTCGGGTAACATGCGCGCACGCCGGGTCGGCGTCCCCGTTTCCGTTAGGCCTGACAGCCAGGCAGACGTCACGGCTGGCTCATGGGTcatggagagagagaaggaagagGGAGAATCGAATTCGGCCgggggggagggagaggagggcgaTGGCGGTGGTGGTGTACGTATGGATGGTCCGGCCGGTGGGGTGCTGGTGGTGGGTTggggaggagagagaaagagactagagagagagggagagggggagggggagggggcgaAGTGGTGGGTGGTGGGGCCGGGCGTTGCAAACCACCACATGAGCGCACATGGGGTGCTGGCCCACCCCCCTATGGATGGAACGGATGGATGGACGGATTGGCCggcgagaggagagagagagggagagggagatacGTACGTGCTCTATCTAGCAGGGGGTAAGGAGAGAGAAACGAATAAAAAAGGAGCTCGCCACACCAGCTGCGTGCCGGCGGCCGGCCCTcggtctctctctctccccccttttcttctttctccaGCGGTCTAGACGAACAACAAGAGCAGCCAGTGCTGCACCACATTTCTGCTGCCACGACGTGCGTAATAGCGGCGCAAATACTAGTAGCAATAATAATCCTGGTGGCGCTCGTCGCAGGCGCGGCGCCGCTCATCATAAACCCCGGCCGCCCCTTTCGCTGGCGACGGCGAGCCGGCCAGCGAGCGATCCATCCGTTTGGTATCTGTTAGTTCCAGTCGTTTTGACAGCGATCCCGGCCCTGATAAATTCTAAAAAGGCGCGCAGTATATGATCGATCGTCTATTCAGACACATCAGCATGTGGACGTCCATACTCTCTACCCCTCAACCTCATCAGCCAGTCTCCAATATCTCcagctagagagagagagagagagagagagagagagtattgGCTACTAGGAGGATCCGAGCGAGGGCTATAGCTTAGCTGGTTTATTTGGCTAATGGTGGTTTGGTCCAACGTCTAAACCAGCGCCATCGGCCTCACACGAGAGCTCAATCTCGCGACGGTTAAGACATGCTAATCAGCGATCCATCACATATGAACACGGATTAGACGACGGGgcagagagaggaaaaaagtTGCATTGTGTGGAAGGACGGGTTCGAGCGGTGGCGTGCACtgtcccggccggccggcaaccCGGTGCCGGCCGATCGTGGCCTCTCGCTCGCTTGCCCCTCTGTCTCGTGATTATTGTTGACTTGTTCACATCAACGGGGATAAGCAATGGCGGCTAGCCTTTGCATTCCACTGCATCGATGATCAGTTAGTTGCAGGCGGAGCAAGGAATGCAAGGAGCTAGCTGACCAGTGGATCAATGACGATTTACCGAAGCTTTATTTTGGAGATCGATCAGGACTGCATGTGTTATCTATGACACCTATCTGATCCGGTGGCATGTAGTATCTAGATAGTACTACAAAACCGCATCAACCGTACGTATTCCCAAGTCAAAAGGACAAACAAATCATGCATAGCTATGCTCATTTCCCTGTCACGGGCGCATGTAAGCAGTGTACTACGATGCTACCAGCTCTAGCTTTTGTGCATGGATGGATTCATAATAGTAAAACTTACTATATgtgatgttttttttttcagttGATATCAACCAGGAAGTTGCCTTTTTCAGTAAAACTTACTACTCGTGCTGCCTCGAGCACTCTTTCGCTTAAATATTGCTAGTACTGCTCGTTAGATATACCACCTGTAGTCTCATAAAATAAATGAAACAAAAACATAAAGCAAAATGACAAGGAAAGGCTTCACCAATAATCATGAGGGCTGTGTCCTGCTCTCCTGCCACACCTTCTAAAGTAAAAGTTCAAGTGCGTCCTTCGTCTTGCTAATAAATCCGAAGTGGTTATGTGATGCTCACACGATTTGTCCGGTACCAATAATAATGGTGCTTAACAGATGACATAAACTAGTGCCCAACCGCTAATGATCCGTGCCGTGCCTCCGGCGTTCATATGGGCCATGCCTGCATGGATCATGTTCTTGGAGAGATGTCGGGCATGCAACTGCAGTTGTATTGTTTGTGTCGAAATTAAGCGGAGATGTCGAGGTCGAACAAGGGCACACATACGTACTATATATATGCATTAATTTATCCCAACCGTCAACATATATACTGATATTGTTGTTACAAGGCAAAATTAACATGCGCTATATTTGATCGGTTTTTAAGTAGAGCATGTCAACATTCAGCTATAACTTCATATGGCCTGTGTCTGTAAACACATTGTTCTAGCTAGGTAGGCATAAGCATATTTTGCACATTTCTAATAGAAGTCTTATATACAATACAAAATCTGATAATCATAAGTGCACTACTTGTGTTGCTATGGCCATGCAGGAATCGTATCCTTTTTTTTATGAAAAAATTGTGCCTAATGTGTCAAATAAGTGCTGACAGTGCATAAGGGCACTATAAGTGTCAAATACAATTAAACCAAATAAGAAAATGTGCCTAGTTCACAAGATTTTTCTAGCTAAAAAGTTGGAAAGTTAAATAGCAATAGGATATGGCAGATAATTTAGAACTACGATAAGAACATCTATCTCTAGTTTTTTGATAAGATTGATCTATGGACAAATAATGCAATTGTTCGATGCATACCCCTTACCTTCTAGTGTCATTCTCATGCTTAATGTTCAGTTTGTCTTCTTACGTACACGGAAGGGAAAAATACATTAGTGCATCCTGAAATCTATTGAATGAAAGTATTAAAAAAAACCCAGCTGTGTGACATGAATGCGAAGCATCTATGTATAATGAACTGAGCTTAATGTCTATATACTTTAATTTCCTTAAAAAAATCGTTTTACATTTGCTAGGTATCTTACAAATAAGTTTCGAAAAAGGCTTTAGAGCTGTGTGTAAAGAACAAATCTGTCAGGTCAAGCCTTTTCAA
The sequence above is drawn from the Panicum hallii strain FIL2 chromosome 7, PHallii_v3.1, whole genome shotgun sequence genome and encodes:
- the LOC112901079 gene encoding transcription factor IBH1-like gives rise to the protein MARKRTARPPPPPPPNPNPNRRAVASTAAAPAPASGTASPSKRMLAFHFLRALARIHSATPVPRRTRTIRRAAYSSMARAANPRRAWTQALLRQVRVRRAMRSRRAVLLRRRVSAAPPAPPLGAARSIVSAAGETATEAMTLARGGPPPRQAGEPARADALRRLVPGGSEMEYCSLLDETADYLRCLRAQVQLMQNLVDLFSGQ